A window from Carassius gibelio isolate Cgi1373 ecotype wild population from Czech Republic chromosome B3, carGib1.2-hapl.c, whole genome shotgun sequence encodes these proteins:
- the LOC127952706 gene encoding gastrula zinc finger protein XlCGF57.1-like — protein MREKRDREKMSDPEPCRIKHTQDTEELTELMEESEESEELSEMEEEHHDKPGENPLSRSKNNKTILKKRKANKSLTCTQCRKSLSTKQSLERHIRVHTGEKPFTCDQCGKSFTSKLYLECHWRVHTGEKPFTCDQCGKSFLHKQSFKRHMEIHTGKKLFTCDQCGYEFTEKANLKKHMTIHTGEKPFTCDQCGKCFSYKTALVSHMIVHTDEKPFNCDQCGKRFKTKNSLELHRRVHTGEKPFTCDQCGKSFRQQGNLKGHMRVHTREKPFPCDQCGKSFSHKTSLECHFRVHTGEKPFTCTQCGNKFTGSGALKKHMTIHTGEKPFSCDQCGKSFSNKQCLKLHMRFHTGEKPFTCNQCGKSFTQSTNLRVHMRIHTGEKPYSCDICEKRFTHTNTLELHMRIHSGVKPFMCDQCEMRFSNKNSLEVHMRVHSGEKPFTCVQCGKSFRQKPHLKAHMQIHTGEKPFTCDQCGKSFRSRPHLHVHTSTHNGEKKHKCDQCGKTFLRSSSLKSHLTVHTKEKPHSCSVCGKSFSQLQSLHLHEKIHTGLREYMCFECDKTFTTARQLKLHQRVHTGEKPHKCSHCDKRFTQLGNMKIHEKTHSREKPHTTCDQCGKCFSFKSNLKRHMKIHTVK, from the exons ATgagagaaaagagagacagagagaagatgAGCGATCCAGAGCCCTgcagaatcaaacacacacaagacactgaagaactaacag aGCTGATGGAAGAGAGCGAGGAGAGTGAAGAACTGAGTGAAATGGAGGAGGAGCATCATGACAAACCTGGAGAAAACCCTTTGAGTCGCTCAAAGaataataaaaccattttaaagaaaagaaaagccaaTAAATCTTTAACCTGCACTCAGTGTAGAAAGAGTCTCTCAACCAAACAAAGTCTCGAGCGTCACATTAgagttcacaccggagagaaaccgttcacatgtgatcagtgcggaaaGAGTTTCACATCCAAATTATATCTTGAATGTCACtggagagttcacactggagaaaagccgttcacatgtgatcagtgcgggaagagtttcctACACAAACAAAGTTTTAAGCGTCACATGGAAATTCACACTGGAAAGAAGCTGTTCACGTGTGATCAGTGCGGATATGAATTCACAGAAAAAGCCAACCTTAAGAAACACATGacaatccacactggagaaaagccgttcacctgtgatcagtgcgggaagtgTTTCTCATACAAAACTGCTCTCGTGTCTCACATGATCGTTCACACCGATGAGAAGCCGTTCAactgtgatcagtgcgggaagagatttaaaacaaaaaacagcctCGAGCTTCACaggagagttcacactggagaaaagccgttcacgtgtgatcagtgtgggaagagtttcagacaacaaggaaaccttaaaggacacatgagagttcacaccaGAGAGAAGCCATTcccatgtgatcagtgcgggaagagtttctcaCACAAAACAAGTCTTGAGTGTCACTTTAGggttcacaccggagagaagccgttCACATGTACTCAATGTGGAAATAAATTCACTGGAAGTGGAGCCCTTAAAAAACACATGacaatccacactggagaaaaaccgttttcatgtgatcagtgcgggaagagtttctcaAACAAACAATGTCTTAAGCTTCACATGAgatttcacactggagagaagccgttcaCGTGTaatcagtgcgggaagagcttTACACAATCAACAAACCTTCGAGtacacatgagaattcacacaggAGAGAAGCCGTACTCATGTGATATATGTGAAAagagattcacacacacaaatactctcGAGTTACACATGAGGATCCACTCCGGAGTGAAGCCGTTTATGTGCGATCAGTGTGAAATGAGATTCTCAAACAAAAATAGTCTTGAggttcacatgagagttcactcTGGAGAGAAGCCGTTCACGTGTGTTCAGTGCGGGAAGAGCTTCAGACAAAAACCACACCTTAAAGCACACATGCagatccacaccggagagaagccgttcacatgtgatcagtgcgggaagagtttcagaAGCAGACCTCATCTTCATGTTCACACGAGTACCCACAACGGAGAGAAGAAACACAAGTGTGATCAGTGCGGCAAAACATTTCTTAGGTCATCAAGCCTGAAGTCACACCTGACAGTTCATACCAAGGAGAAACCACATTCCTGTTCTgtatgtggaaagagtttttctcAGCTACAGAGTTTACATTTACATGAGAAAATACACACTGGTTtgagagagtacatgtgctttgagtgtgacaAGACTTTTACTACAGCGAGACAATTAAAACTGCACcagagagttcacactggagagaaacctcacaagtgttcacactgtgacaagagattcactcAGTTAGGGAATATGAAAATACATGAGAAGACCCACAGCAGAGAGAAACCGCATACCACGTGTGATCAGTGCGGAAAGTGTTTCTCTTTTAAAAGTAATCTGAAGCGACACATGAAGATCCATACAGTGAAGTAA